One region of Gossypium raimondii isolate GPD5lz chromosome 6, ASM2569854v1, whole genome shotgun sequence genomic DNA includes:
- the LOC105772333 gene encoding uncharacterized protein LOC105772333 yields the protein MEPSPPFITKKLSNLARLSVFMIRKGLSKGKLVLDDLQFLMKRGKIMGKALNEASLSCRSRDVHLSFVSPMEYEFSCRTSPSHQPYDPFNGRKRKAAARYRYYAGRPRGRDGVVLGAMGCRDSGDYVSPKPLKGRRVHISRELPLVLKDHEDDEDEYRVDEAAEEFIQSFYTQLRLQKWLAVMEATDYYG from the coding sequence ATGGAACCAAGCCCACCCTTTATCACCAAGAAGCTATCTAACTTGGCTCGTTTAAGTGTATTCATGATAAGAAAAGGGTTGTCAAAGGGCAAGCTAGTGCTTGACGACCTTCAATTCTTAATGAAACGTGGGAAGATCATGGGAAAAGCATTAAATGAGGCATCACTGAGTTGCAGATCACGTGACGTGCATCTTTCCTTCGTATCACCAATGGAGTACGAGTTCAGCTGCCGTACAAGTCCGTCGCATCAACCTTACGACCCCTTCAATGGCAGAAAGCGAAAAGCTGCCGCCCGTTACCGTTACTACGCAGGGCGGCCTCGGGGGCGAGACGGTGTGGTTTTGGGAGCAATGGGATGTAGAGATTCGGGTGATTACGTGTCGCCGAAGCCATTAAAAGGAAGGAGAGTGCATATTAGTAGGGAGTTGCCATTGGTGTTGAAGGATCATGAAGATGATGAGGATGAATACCGTGTAGATGAAGCGGCTGAGGAGTTTATTCAAAGCTTTTATACGCAACTAAGGTTGCAGAAATGGTTGGCTGTCATGGAAGCAACCGATTACTATGGCTAA